Within Mycoplasmopsis verecunda, the genomic segment TATACCACACAAAGTCAAATTCCAAAATATTCACATTTTATAATCAGACCTTTCGAAGATAAAAGAAAGCAAGAAGAACTCAATAAAGAAATGAATCAAGCAAAACAACAAAATATAAAATTTTTGATGATAAAATAAATGGATTTCAATTATATCCACGATGATATGAAGAGAGTTGAAAAAATTATAAAACAAATATTCAAGATTTTTACTCGTTTGCTTTAATTTTTTCAAATTTTGATACCGAAATTAAGAATGAACATAAAGAATTTCAAAAGTCTAATGGATATAAATGAAATAAAATATTATTTAGTGATTTTAGAAATGATTTGCCATATGAGCGAAATCTAATAACTAAAAATAAAAGATCTTTAAAATTACCATGATCAAATGAAATTGTTGAATATAAAATAAGTGATCCGAATTTTAAACTACCATATTATTGTTTTTATTATGACACAGCTTGAGATGATAATAGTCCCGGACCAGATATACTAGACTCTTTAAACCTTGATAATAATTTTAAGAATAAATAAAGTCCTTCAGTTTCTTTAATTAAAGAAACTGATTTTTATAAATGCAAAATAAAAGATTACTATATTGCTATAGTAATCACTTTTATTATATAGAAATGTATTCTAATATTAAATTAGCAGCTTGTTCTCTAGTAACATTAGCACCGTCTTTAGTTGCTTCTTCAAATTTAACTAGAAGAGCTTGAAGTTTTTGTTTAGTTTCAGTATCTTCTTCTGATTGAAGTCAGTTTTCAATTTGTGTTTTATCAGCTTTTAATCTTGTAATTGTTGAAGCAGGTACTTGTTCATTTTTGTGTGCTTCACGAATTTTATAAAGTTGAACTTTTAAAGCTAAATTGTCTTCAGCAGCTGTTTCTTCTTCATCTTCAGCAGTATTTAGTTTAGCAAAAACTTCATTAAATTCGTTTACATCTGAATAAACATCTTTTAATAAAATAGCTTCTGAAAGAATATTAGAAACTAAAACTTTAAGTTTTTCTTCATTATCTTTAATTGCTTTGGCAGCTTCTTTTATTTTAGCTTTAGTTTCTTCTTCATTTTGATTTTCAGAAGATAATTTAGCTAATTCTTCAGCTGTTTTATCTAAGTTGTCTGAAATTTTATCTTTTACTTGTTTTAAATCTTTTGATAATGAATCATTTAATGTATCTAATAATTTAATTTTATCTTGTGCTTGTTTTAAGTTTGTTTGTAAAGTTGATAATTCAGAATTCTTAGATTCAAGAGTTTTTTCTAATTCAGCTACTTTTGCTTCTTTTGCTTCTAAATCTTTTTGTAATTGAGCAACTTTTAAATCAGCTTCACTTTTTTCTTTAATTAAATTTTGAAGTTGAGCTTTTCTAACATTAACTTCTTGCATTAAATTATCATATTGACTTTGTTTAGCTTCTAAATCTTTCTTAGCTTTTTCAATTTCTTTATTTTTAGCATCTAGATCTTTACTTAATTTAGTTACTTTATCATCAGATTGTGATTTTTGTGTTTTTAATGATTCAGCTTCTGTTTTTTTAGCATCTGCTTGAGCTTTAAGAGTCTCATATTCTTTTTGTTTAGCTGCTAAATCAGCAAGAGCTTTTTTAGCTTCTTCGACTTTAGTAGTTAATTCTGTAGTTTTGCTTGATAATTGACTTGTTATAGTGTTTAATTCAGTTGTTTTAGCTGCTAAATCATCTTGTAGTTTTTTAATTTGATTATCTTTTTCAGTAGTATCATTACATGCAACAGCTAAAATAGGAGCTGTAATGGTTGCAATTGATCCCATAGATAATAATATTTTTTTAAATTTCATTTTTAATCCTTAATTTAAAAGTTTGTTTTATTGAGCAAGATGGTTTTAAAATTTACTTCTAAAAGAATCTTGGAGAAAAAATAACTCATAATTATTATATATATATATATATATATATACCAAAAGGCTTTTTATCACTATAATATAGTGGTAAAACTAAATAACTAATAATTAAATTTATCTAATTCAGGTACAAAATGATTTTAAGAAAATAATTTAGTTGCTAATAATAACCTTTAAAAATGGATATAAATGTAATTATGATACCAAATATATGCACGATACCTTTTAGCTATTTTATAATATAATTGAGTTATGAAAAAACTAGGAATTATATTAGACTCATTTTGTGGTTTGTATGAAAAAGAAGCACATGAAATGAATTTTAAATTTATCCCATTACAAGTGGATATTGATGGAGAAGTATACCAAGATGGTTTAAGTGATAAGATTGAAGTTTTAAATAAAATGTCGGAAGCTAAATCATTAAAAACTTCAAGTCCAAAATTAGAAATCATTAATAATGTTGTAAAAGAAGCAAGTGAACAATACGATGAAGTTATTTATTTGGGAATTCATCCAGCTTTATCTTCAACATCTAATCATGTTAGAACAGTAGCGAATGAATATAAAAATGTTTATGTATTTGAAAATCATTGAAGTGGATATCAATTAGTGAATGCTGCAAAATATGCGTTAAAACTTCGTAAAGAAGGATTGGATTTAAAAGAAATCTTTACTGAATTACAAAAAATTGATACACAATCAGCAACATATCTTGTTCCTTTTGATATGAAATACATGATTCAAGGTGGAAGATTACATGGTGTTAAAAAATTCATCATGACTACAATTAAAATGATACCTATTTTAGAATATACATATGAAGGCAAAGTAACTCCTGTATTTCTAAAAAGAACATCATCAGGAGCAATTACTAAAGCAATGGAAAAAGCTTATTATTTCCCTGATGATGTAACTCAATATGAATTTAATTGAATGCATGGTACTTCACAACAAGTGAATGATGAAGTAATCAAAATGGCTAAAGATTTAGATATCACTCTTGCTCATGAACAAATTACATCTAGTGTAATAGCAATTCATACCGGTCCTGAAGCTTTTGCTATTACCGTAATGCCTAAATTAAATCTAGACTAATGTCTGCTAAAAAAACAAAAACCAAAAAAATAAAAGAAAGTAAAAAAACTAATACCATTAAACTTAATACTACTGCTCAAAATGAAAAGAGATTCACTAAATTAGTTGATAGTATTATTAAAGAAAACGAACAAGATGAATTCGAAATAAAAAAATATCGCAAGAATAAAGTGGCTTATGCTCTTGCAATATTATCTGTAATAGTTATTTTACTTTTAGTAATTTTAATTATTTGTGCAATTGTATATGGATGAGCACGTTAATGAATGAATAATGCTGAATTATGACTAATTGGCAATATTATATAAATATATGATACTATAGCTGTTGAAACAATATAAACTAATGCAACAAACATTAAATAAAGTGCATTAGTTTTTCTTTTGCTCTTATTATAATAATATGAGACAATAAATGAACCACCAGATACATATATATTAGTAGGAAACGAAAAACGAAGCATTCAAGAAGCACTTAGCAACATACATAAAGTTAAACCACCTGTATAAGTTGAAGACAAAATATAATTATTTGTTTTATGGTTAATAATATATTGAATAATAAAAGTTAATAATGTAAAACTAAAAATAAATCCAGAGTCTCATAATAGTTCTTTAGGTTTTATATCTTTAACATTTTTATATGAGTTATTTAAATATTTTTTATTTCTTTTAATGCGAACTCAAATTAATCCTCCTAATGTTCCCCCGATAATATGACCTAGAATAATAAGCCAAATATTAGCTATATGTATTTGTGTTTTAATTGGATTAAATGCATATGTAAAGACATAAAATAATGTAACCATCGGATTTACAATCGGAGGAATATTGTTATTAATCTCATCAAATTTATCGGGTTCAAATATTTGAGCCAAAATACGTAAAACAGCAAATGAGATTAAAGCTGCTGTTAAAGTCGCACAAGCATAGAAAAAGGGATATAAGAAATTACGTTTTGTATATTTATGTGCATAATGGGTGCATAAAAAAGACATAAGTGTTAAAAACCCGACACTCATGAGTTCAGCAATAAAGAATTCTCAGATAAAGTCTTTGGTTAATAGATATTGCACTTATGTCTCCTATATTTAAATTATAAGATAATAGGTTATTTTTTAACTGTTGTTTTTGAATTTTGTTTCATTTTTTTAGATGCTGAAACTACATACATTACACCTGAAATAATACTTAAAATTAATGCTACATAAATAGGTAAGTTAATTAAGTACATAAATCCATATTGAGTAGCAAAATTTGTATATGGTAATCAGATAATGATTAGGAACGTTACAACAATACCGATTGATAAAACTAATGTTTTAATTTTACCTAATTTACCAGCAGCAACACTTCCGCCTACTTTAGCTATAAACATTCTAACACCATCAACAATAATGTCTCTAAGAATGAATAAAGCTACAGCTCAAAATGGTAATACATTGATTACACCAAAATAAATAAGCACTAAATTAGTCATAGCTTTATCAGCAATAGGATCTCAAACTATTCCAAAGTCAGTGACTAAATTATTTTTTCTTGCAATTCTTCCGTCAAAAAAGTCTGTAATCATTGCAATAACAAATAATATAACAATAGCAACATTAACAACTGTAAATCCTACTTTATATCCTGTGTTAGCTAGTGATACCACAGCTATATTACCACCAAATTCATTTCCTTGTGACATTGTATAATAACTAGCAATCATTAATAGAAATACTGGTATTAATAACAATAGTCTAATTAGAGTCAATTTGTTGGGTTTGTTCATGTTTTTCAAACTCATTATAATATACCTCCTGCATTTGCTCTCTTATTATATTCTCATCTCTTAATAATGAATCAATTTCAGTCTGATTATATTTTTCAACTCTATTTCTTAAATTATCAATGTTTTTATTGAAAAAGCCAGTAAAAATCGATGCTTTTTTATCTCATAAGTTTGCATTTAAATCTCTTAATGCTTTAAAATTTTCATCAATTGCAACAAAAAGTCTTAAAGTTTCATTATCTTCGGCTGCTGAATTACGAATAAATTCAACATATTCTGGTGATTTATATATAGCTAACATAATATTTCTAGTATGTTTATTAATCTCACCCATTGAATATTTTCCAATACTTGGAACAAATTCTGATAATGTTTTATTATTCAGTGCAAAAAGCTCATTCATTTTTACACATAATTCATAAGCATATACTGTTGCATTCTTATTAAATTCAACCATTTGCACTCTTAGCTTTCTTTTATTTCTTTTATCTTTAATGTACTGATATGAAATTCATACAATGAAAAAGAATAAAATAACAGCAAATAGTATTCAAATTCCTAATGTTAAATCCATCTAGTTTCTCCTTATTTTGTAATTTTTAATGCTCACTTAGAGTCTTTTTTAACAACAAATTGCTTCATAATTTCATCAAGTTGTTCTTCTGAATATTGTTCGCCTTTAAGCATTGCGGTATATAAATAATTTGAATATCCTTTAAAATCAAATGAAGCTCTTGGTGTTACTTCAGTATAAGTAATTCTTCCACCTTGAGATAATGGCTCAGAAATACTTACTTCAGTACCTTCAATTTCTTCTTTAATTTGATTAAGATATTGTTTCATTTCAGCTTTAGCTTCTAAATATCCTTCGGCTAAAGTTTTAACTCTTTCAATATTAGCTGTTTTCATAATTCTCCTTTATATCCAATTTAACGCATGAGCTGCTGCAAGAACACCAATATTTAATCCAAAAAATATTAGTGTTGATATAGCATCACTTAATGTGGCTAAAATAGGAGCAGACATAACAGCTGGATCTTTCTTAAATTTAATTGCTACAAGTGGAATAATTGTTCCTAAAAATTTGGCAAAAATAACTACTACAAATAGTGATATAGAGCTAGCTATAATAATAAATGATATTGGTCCTCAGTCAGCTTGTGTTCCATCGCCATTATCTCTAAAACTAGGTATTGCAAAATAAATATACAATCTAGCAACATTAACTATGAATAATATCATTCCAATTAATGCCCCAACACTTATTTCTTTTCGTATAACTTTTCAAATGTCTTTATGTTCAATTTCTCCTAGTGCACTAGCACGAGTTATGGTTGTTGAACTTTGTGATCCGGCATTACCTGCTGAACCTGAAATTATCGGTATTAAACCAACTATAATACCAGTTGAAACAGTTATACCTAATCCAGTAATAAAGTTTTCTGAAATATTAGAGAATTGTTGAATAATATATTGTGAAAATGTAGCTGATATCATCAATATAATTAATCAAACAACACGTGATTTAACAATTTGAGTTATTCTAGTTTTTAAATAGTTTTCTTCAGCAGCTTCTGGATTAATACCAGCTAGCTTATACATATCTTCAGTTGCTTGTTCTTGAATAACGTCAATAACATCATCTGATGATATCATCCCAATTAATCTATTATCAGCTGATACAACAGGTAATGTAGATCTATCGTGATCAGCAAAGATATTAGCTGCTTCTTCTTTGTTGTCATATGGATGAACTGTTGCAACAGCATTATATAATTCATCTAATGTTTCATTTTCATCATCAGCGAAAACTAATTCTTCAAGTGTTATATCACCGATTAAAAATCCATTTTCATCAGTGATATAAAAGTTGTGACTAAGTTGGATATTACTTTTATAGTCTTTTTTGATCTTTCTTATGGCTTTTTTAGCAGTTCATGTATCGTTAAGAACAGAAAGGTCAACTGACATAATGCTTCCAACATGTTCATCATCATAAGAAAGTAAGTTATTTAATTTTGCTCTTTTATCATCTGGTGTTTGAGAAAGTATTTTTTTAGTAAAGTTAACTGGAAGATCCTCTAAAACGTCAACTAGTTCATCACTTTCCAAATCTTGAAGAATTTTCATTCCTCATTCTTCAGTAAATGATTTTGCTAGTTTTACTTTAGTATCATCATCTAAATATGAAAATACTTCAGCGGCTTCAGTTGTCTTAAGTACTCTAAGAACATAAAGTTGTTCTTCAATACTTAAGGATTCTAAAGCTTCAGCAAAGTCGGCATAAGGATAGTCTTCGCACAATTCCCGAACAGCAATAATTTTTTTATCTTTGATTAAAGCGGATAGCTTATCAAGTAATAATGCTTTATCAATTTCTGTAAATTCCATTATTATTGTTCTTTCAAGTATTTAATTAATTGCTCTTGGAATTGTTCTAATTTAACAGGTTGTATAATGCTTCCTTTTAAAATCTTAATACTTCCATCTTCTTCAGAAACAACAACTGTGGTAGCATCACATTGCTCTGAAATACCCATGGCTGCACGATGACGTGAACCATATTTCGGATCAACACTTTTACGTGTTATTTTATAAAATGTAGCAGCATAATAAATTTTATTATCTCTAATAACTACAGCTCCATCATGTAATGGACTTGTTTTATTAAAAATAGCAATCAATAGTGAACTTGAGATATTAGAATTAAGTACAACTCCATCGGTTCTTAAGTTATCAATATTATCATTATTTTCAATTGTTATTAAAGCACCGATTTTATTTTTAGAGAAATATTCAACGCTTTCTCTTAATTGGTTAATTAAACGAATTTGACTACTTTTACCGAGTTTCTCGTATCTAGTCTTTTTAATTTTAGAAGAAATAAAACTATAAATATGTGGTCATAAATAAAGCATTAAGATACTCAATGCAATAACAAGAATAAAAACAGCTAGTATTATTAATGCTGTGATTGAACTACTTGATATATTATTATTTGTTTCAGCTGCCAAAGTAGTTGAAACTTCTGGTGTTTGAAATAACTTTATCATTAAATACCTTTAATTAAGTATGCAATTAAAATAATAAGTATCATTATTAAAAGTGCAACACCTGCTCCAAAAAGGTTAATAAATAAATCTCTTTTATATCAAGGCAATGACTTTTGCTCAGTGTTATAGTTTTGTTTTTCTTTTTCTTTTTTTGCTAAAAGGATAGCATGTTGAATTTCTTTTTTTCTAAATTCAACTAAGTCTATATATTTCTTTTTTTCTATATTATTTTTTGTTTTTTCATCTGACATATTTGCCTCCTTTTTTAATTACTTTAATTTTAAATTTTTTTATCAAAAATAAAAATAATTTAAAAAGAAAGTTAATTGGTAATTTATTGTTGGTTAACCACTTAAAAAATGATTTTAAAGTTGTTTTATTATATGAAATATAGATTGTTTTTGAAGTACTGTAAAACACTAAAATACATTATAAAATGATAATATTTCCACATTTCCACATTTGGATATATTTCTAAAAATATTTTATAATTTATATAGATATGAAAATATCTTAATATGCTATTAATTAATAAGTAAAGGAACTTTATAAATGAAAAAATTTAAAACACTTTTAATTACATTATCAGGAGTATCAGCTGCTATTTTACCAGTCGTTGCTGCATCATGTGGTGGAGGAGGTACAGAAACTAAAAATCCTGAAAAACCAGGTGATGGAACAAATTCAACTCCAGTAGTAAACCCTACACCAGTAACACCAGGAAATGGTGACGGAACAAATCCAACTTCAGTGGTAACCCCTACACCAGTAACACCAGGCAATGGTGACGGAACAAATCCAACTCCAGTGGTAACCCCTACACCAGTAACACCAGGAAATAGTGATCAAGGAAAAACACCACCTAAGCAAGATCCGGGAACAGGTGGTGATGATAAAAAAGAAGTTGCTAAACCAGCATTAGATATCCCTGCACAAGATTCTTCTGCCACTAGCGAAGTACAAGCAGTAAATGAATTAGGTAGAAAATTAATGGAATCTAAATTTGAAGTAACTTTAAATGCTGATGAGACAGCTAAATTCCTTAAGAAAGTGGAAGCAGTAAGCACCAAATATCCTACTCCACAAATTAATTATGATTACATGTCATATAAACTTACAACTGGAACAGGTAAAGCTTCTGGAGATAATGTTATAGGACAAGAAATTCCTACATTAAAAGATAATAAAGCACAGTTAGCTAATGCTAAAAACCCATTATATACTAATAATAAAAATAAAACTAATCCAAGTGGTTTTCTAACTGTTGAATTATTCAAAGATAAAGGTTATGCAATTGTAACATATAAATTAGCTAAGTATGAAGGAAAAGACAAACCATATACTGTATCATCATTAGAATTTAAATTATATGTAAACTTTGTTAAACCGGTAGAAAACAAAAAAGAAAATGATGATACGAAACCTGGAGCCACACCTACAGTAGAAGATGCAGTAGTTAAAAAATTAGATCAAGAAGGAGCTAAATTTGTAGCTGAAAAAGTTTCAGTAACATTAAATGCTGAAGATTCAGCTAAATTATTAGAATCAATCAAATCTGAAGAAACTAAAAATAAAGTTGGATACGATTATAAATCATATAAATTAACAACAAAAGTTGATGGAAGAAATACAAGTAATTATAATATTGGTGATGAAATCGCATTTTTCAAAGACAATAATGTCCAAATGGTTAATGCTACAACACCACACAGAGTAAATTCTGAAGGACAAACAAGATATCAAACAATGGTAGATGCTATATTATCAGATGATGAATCAAAAGTTACAGCAACATTTAAATTCGGATCTGGAAATGGTGCTAAAGATGATTGAAAAGTTTCATCTAATTCATACCAATTAGAAATTAAGCTAACTAAAGCAACCGCTTAATATAAGTTTTAAACACTCAGCAATGAGTGTTTTAATTTGCAATACCAATTGTTATGTTTATCGCATTAGAACTATAACCTTTAATAAAACTATTTACACAAGTCAATTTGTGATAATGTATTTGGATACATTCTCCTGACTTTTGCAGAATCGCATTAGATATCAATTGTGCATATACGCTGAATCGTAATCCTAACTGCAACACTTTTTAATAAAATAAAGAGTGGTGCAGTTTTTTCCTGAGTCTCCAACTTGGAAACTCAGGAAAAATATCAAAAATTAAAAAGATGATCTTCCACTAGGGATACCATCTTTTTAATTTTTTTCAATTGTCGCACAGCATAATACAATTCAGTTCTATGAGACTGTTTCTCGGTTATTTATTATTTTTCTGATTTAATAAATTCCTTAAAGAATCATGGAATTTCATAAGTATTTGGCGCAAAAGCATTAAGGCGCATTATATTTCTTGCTAATGAATGATTGTTAATTAAGCTAAGCGGATCTTGGCCTTCTTTATTAATTCCGTAATAGTTAGCTGATTCAATACCGTTATCAAAAGCTCCTTTTTGACCAACTAGGTATTTTAATGGTGTTCCTGAATTAATTGTTGAAATGTAATCTCCTGTATCATTCATAACTCCAGTTCCTGAATTACCTTGATTATAGAATGAAGGGATATAAGAAGTTTGCGCTCAAAATCCATCAACATTATATCCATTTGACATTCTATGAATTATATAACCAGCTTGTTTACCGAATGGGAAACCATTAAATAATCCATGTTGAATATTTTTATTTCTATTTAAGCTTTGAATTAATAAGAAATCGGATAATTTTAAATCTTTTAAATTAAATCAATTTTTATATCATTGAGCCACATAAATATTCCCATAACGTAATTGTTTATCAATTATTTTGTTAACATCAATAATTGCAACAGTAACATCAAAATGTTGTCCTTTTAAAATAACATCATTATGTAAATCAGTTGTTTCATCTCTACGAGAACCTGTTTTGGTTTGATTAATTCCTGATCATATAATTTTAGCAGGTGCTTCTACATTATATGGAGGATTTCAATAACTAAAACCTTTATCAATTTCATTTTCAAAATTTAATCCCGAAACTGTTTCATAAGTCCATCTGCCATCTTGGCTATCTTCTGGATTATTTTGTGTCGAATCACTTGCGATAACATGGTGGTTAGTGAAAATGTAAAATCTTCCATCATTAGGGTCTTTATTTACTTTTGCAACCATCATACCTGAACCATAAGTAGTTGCAAAAGCACGAGAGACTAAATCTTTTCCAATTGCAGAATTTCTATATGCATCATGTAAATATTCATTATCAAATTTATATCCATCATGCAATTTATATGACAACATTTGATTTGGATTATATTTAAATGGATCTGTAAGTGAATCTTGATTATACAATACAATAGGAACATTTTCTTGTGTAAATGACATGTACTTATACGAAATTATATTTGTGGTATTAGCATTACCGAAATCTTCATTAGCTATATCATTTTCATACTCATAAGTAATTCTTCCAGCAAAATAATCAAAGAAGAAAGCTTTTTCTGGATCAAAAGTATTTTGCAATTCATTTGGTACATCGAAATATGGTTGTTTATATAGCTCGGTAATTGCTTTTTCTTGTATTATCTTGTAATTAGGATTATCTAGTTTAAACTCAAAATGCATACCTTCGTCTATTAAAGTAATTATTAGGGTATAAGCTACAGAAACTTTACCTGTTTTACTATCGAATTCATCGGTTTTTCTTTTAATTACAAGTTTACCATTATCTTTTAATTCTTTGTAATTGAATTCAAAGTCTAATCCACCTTCTTTTCCTGTGGTTAAGCCTTCAAAGACCCTTCCGTAAGTATAGTTATCTAAAAATCTAATATTAGCCGATAAATGCAATTTGACTTTAGCATAAGTGTTATTTTGTTCTAAAACAGGCTTAAAGTAATCATTTTTCAAGGTATAGTGAACTGAGTTTTTATCTGCGCTAGCTTTTCAATAATTATCTTTTTGTGTTGTTTCATTAGTTCTTAATCTAATTACTTTTCCATTAGATTTATAAACTTTTTTCATCGATTCATTAAATTTCAATGTAGATAATAAAACATGATCTGAATAATCTACTTCATTAGCTTGATTATTTGTTTTAAATCCATCTATTACATACCAAACATCACCAACAAATTCTTTGTTATTATTAATTCCTTGTCTAACTGGCTCTTTGTAGGCTAATCTAATTAAAAGTCTACCATTTTTATCATCGGGTTTAGCAACATCCTTGATATAAAATCCATTAGGATTTAAATTAATACGTTTATATGATGGAGTTCTAACAGAAACTTTTCATGGGTTATTATTTTTGTTAGTGTTGTAATCTTTTACAAATTCAGATGGTAAGGTTGTCTCTTTACTTTTTAGAATATTATTAGCATATGGATTAAAGTTATCTACTTGATAGTCTAATCTAATTTCAGATTTTTGTACTCTATTTAATATAACATTAGGATAAAAATCTTTAAACATATCGTTTTTTAAATTAATCAATGTTATATCGCCAGATGTATATCTTTCATTTAAATCCTTTTTATATATGAATCCAACTTTGAATATCATTGTTCAGCTCATATTTCTAGGATCAAACATTTCAATAGTTTTTGGAACTTGTTTGTATTGACCTGTGGTTTCATCATATTCATATTGAGTTGTTTGTCTTGTAAATCTAACATCATAAAAATACATATAGAAATCATTATTTAATCTACTTCCATCGATATTATTTGTTGGAGTATTTCTTGGAACTAAAGTATCTTTATCAATAATTGGAGTTTCTTCAATTTTAGGTCCTTCTTTTCCTAAGTGTTCATCACCATAACTATTTTGGTCATTATTGAATCCATTATTTTTCTCATCATCTTTCGACTTATCACTTTTTGATGCTTTAAGTTTTAAAATGTAATTTATTTTATCATATGATTTTTCTCGCATTATGGCATCAGCATCAAAAACTCTTTTTCCTCATGATAAACGATATTCAAAATTATTAGCATTTAACCCTTTAACCATGTCTGAAATTTCTTTATTATGTCCTGTTGTCTTAAAGTCCTCAGCTGTAAATCATTCACCATTAATTGGTTTTACATCACGATAAGTACGTGGTTTGAAGTAATTAAGTCTGAACTCTTTACCTTTAGCTCTTCAATCAGACAGTACTTTTCCATCTTTCATAGCAGCTAGTTTAATGTTGACAAAACCATTTATATCATCAACAGAATAATCTGAAGGATTTTGATTTAAAAACACAATATCATAATCTTTGTATTTAGGTAGAGAATACATTTCATTTAACTTTTTAACACCTTCACTAGCAATAAATAAGGTGTGTGTTAATTCTGGATTATTAACAATCAAGTGAGATAATATTTCTTGATAGTTATTTAAATAATCTCTTAAGGCTCATCATTTTTGATCGTTTTGAATAATTTCATCAGCATCTTTAGTCTTAATTTCTAAATTATAGTTATATTCCGGCCTTTTTTGGCCTGTTATTTTTATTTTAAAAGTTGCCGTTCTCTTTCTGTCATCATACTTAAAGATGTAATCTTTATCAAGATTTATAATTTCTCATTTATTGTATCCTTCAGG encodes:
- a CDS encoding variable surface lipoprotein — its product is MKKFKTLLITLSGVSAAILPVVAASCGGGGTETKNPEKPGDGTNSTPVVNPTPVTPGNGDGTNPTSVVTPTPVTPGNGDGTNPTPVVTPTPVTPGNSDQGKTPPKQDPGTGGDDKKEVAKPALDIPAQDSSATSEVQAVNELGRKLMESKFEVTLNADETAKFLKKVEAVSTKYPTPQINYDYMSYKLTTGTGKASGDNVIGQEIPTLKDNKAQLANAKNPLYTNNKNKTNPSGFLTVELFKDKGYAIVTYKLAKYEGKDKPYTVSSLEFKLYVNFVKPVENKKENDDTKPGATPTVEDAVVKKLDQEGAKFVAEKVSVTLNAEDSAKLLESIKSEETKNKVGYDYKSYKLTTKVDGRNTSNYNIGDEIAFFKDNNVQMVNATTPHRVNSEGQTRYQTMVDAILSDDESKVTATFKFGSGNGAKDDWKVSSNSYQLEIKLTKATA
- the pgsA gene encoding CDP-diacylglycerol--glycerol-3-phosphate 3-phosphatidyltransferase, with product MSLKNMNKPNKLTLIRLLLLIPVFLLMIASYYTMSQGNEFGGNIAVVSLANTGYKVGFTVVNVAIVILFVIAMITDFFDGRIARKNNLVTDFGIVWDPIADKAMTNLVLIYFGVINVLPFWAVALFILRDIIVDGVRMFIAKVGGSVAAGKLGKIKTLVLSIGIVVTFLIIIWLPYTNFATQYGFMYLINLPIYVALILSIISGVMYVVSASKKMKQNSKTTVKK
- a CDS encoding MHJ_0274 family protein, with protein sequence MDLTLGIWILFAVILFFFIVWISYQYIKDKRNKRKLRVQMVEFNKNATVYAYELCVKMNELFALNNKTLSEFVPSIGKYSMGEINKHTRNIMLAIYKSPEYVEFIRNSAAEDNETLRLFVAIDENFKALRDLNANLWDKKASIFTGFFNKNIDNLRNRVEKYNQTEIDSLLRDENIIREQMQEVYYNEFEKHEQTQQIDSN
- a CDS encoding DegV family protein, encoding MKKLGIILDSFCGLYEKEAHEMNFKFIPLQVDIDGEVYQDGLSDKIEVLNKMSEAKSLKTSSPKLEIINNVVKEASEQYDEVIYLGIHPALSSTSNHVRTVANEYKNVYVFENHWSGYQLVNAAKYALKLRKEGLDLKEIFTELQKIDTQSATYLVPFDMKYMIQGGRLHGVKKFIMTTIKMIPILEYTYEGKVTPVFLKRTSSGAITKAMEKAYYFPDDVTQYEFNWMHGTSQQVNDEVIKMAKDLDITLAHEQITSSVIAIHTGPEAFAITVMPKLNLD
- the mgtE gene encoding magnesium transporter, which gives rise to MEFTEIDKALLLDKLSALIKDKKIIAVRELCEDYPYADFAEALESLSIEEQLYVLRVLKTTEAAEVFSYLDDDTKVKLAKSFTEEWGMKILQDLESDELVDVLEDLPVNFTKKILSQTPDDKRAKLNNLLSYDDEHVGSIMSVDLSVLNDTWTAKKAIRKIKKDYKSNIQLSHNFYITDENGFLIGDITLEELVFADDENETLDELYNAVATVHPYDNKEEAANIFADHDRSTLPVVSADNRLIGMISSDDVIDVIQEQATEDMYKLAGINPEAAEENYLKTRITQIVKSRVVWLIILMISATFSQYIIQQFSNISENFITGLGITVSTGIIVGLIPIISGSAGNAGSQSSTTITRASALGEIEHKDIWKVIRKEISVGALIGMILFIVNVARLYIYFAIPSFRDNGDGTQADWGPISFIIIASSISLFVVVIFAKFLGTIIPLVAIKFKKDPAVMSAPILATLSDAISTLIFFGLNIGVLAAAHALNWI
- a CDS encoding variable surface lipoprotein, yielding MKFKKILLSMGSIATITAPILAVACNDTTEKDNQIKKLQDDLAAKTTELNTITSQLSSKTTELTTKVEEAKKALADLAAKQKEYETLKAQADAKKTEAESLKTQKSQSDDKVTKLSKDLDAKNKEIEKAKKDLEAKQSQYDNLMQEVNVRKAQLQNLIKEKSEADLKVAQLQKDLEAKEAKVAELEKTLESKNSELSTLQTNLKQAQDKIKLLDTLNDSLSKDLKQVKDKISDNLDKTAEELAKLSSENQNEEETKAKIKEAAKAIKDNEEKLKVLVSNILSEAILLKDVYSDVNEFNEVFAKLNTAEDEEETAAEDNLALKVQLYKIREAHKNEQVPASTITRLKADKTQIENWLQSEEDTETKQKLQALLVKFEEATKDGANVTREQAANLILEYISI
- a CDS encoding diadenylate cyclase gives rise to the protein MLYLWPHIYSFISSKIKKTRYEKLGKSSQIRLINQLRESVEYFSKNKIGALITIENNDNIDNLRTDGVVLNSNISSSLLIAIFNKTSPLHDGAVVIRDNKIYYAATFYKITRKSVDPKYGSRHRAAMGISEQCDATTVVVSEEDGSIKILKGSIIQPVKLEQFQEQLIKYLKEQ